In the Candidatus Nitrospira nitrosa genome, one interval contains:
- a CDS encoding DUF2314 domain-containing protein encodes MRRLVALTVGLIVMLTSPPVFSESFTDKAKNDSTVEVSDEDPAMQKAMARARAGLDGFLKKAGSPPSDTGHYSVKVRVSEGESLEYLWIADLKGQGDLWSGRIENVPVVRSLKKGQTYSFAKTEIVDWTYVDKGKKKVVGNFTTCALLTKESPEVAQKIQKQYGLECDR; translated from the coding sequence ATGCGACGACTAGTTGCTCTGACTGTTGGGCTCATCGTGATGCTGACGTCGCCACCGGTATTCTCCGAATCATTTACAGACAAGGCGAAGAACGACAGTACGGTCGAGGTCAGCGATGAGGATCCGGCCATGCAAAAGGCCATGGCGCGTGCGCGTGCCGGACTGGACGGGTTTCTGAAAAAAGCAGGATCGCCGCCGTCCGATACCGGTCACTATTCAGTGAAGGTGCGGGTCAGCGAAGGCGAGAGTCTTGAGTATCTCTGGATTGCTGACTTGAAAGGCCAAGGCGATCTCTGGTCGGGACGGATCGAGAATGTGCCGGTGGTTCGATCGTTGAAGAAGGGCCAGACTTATTCGTTCGCAAAGACGGAGATCGTCGACTGGACGTACGTCGATAAGGGCAAAAAAAAGGTCGTTGGAAACTTCACCACCTGTGCGCTCTTGACCAAAGAATCACCAGAGGTGGCCCAAAAGATTCAGAAGCAATATGGCCTGGAGTGTGACCGATGA
- a CDS encoding transglycosylase SLT domain-containing protein produces the protein MRLARGSWHVLTAFLRAIRKAPPTIQVWSTVAILITAALTTNWVYHAYYKPTELFFPVEPAFHKSPRETWREYGKLFEVHSTAIITPELLAALAQAEGSGNPVARTYWKWRVTAQNPLEWYRPASSAVGMFQITDGTFQEAKRYCIHNHVVVEQGPWNNFNSCWFNSLYSRVIPGHAMEMTSALLDRYVTRLAGDRGATFEQKQELAAVIHLCGAGAGRNYVIRNYRLTPHQQCGAHDLRSYLLKISALKQQFTLLKGQ, from the coding sequence ATGCGCCTTGCTCGGGGGAGCTGGCATGTCCTGACCGCATTCCTGCGTGCCATTCGAAAGGCTCCGCCGACCATACAAGTATGGAGTACGGTGGCCATCCTGATTACCGCGGCCTTAACGACCAACTGGGTCTATCACGCCTACTATAAGCCAACGGAACTGTTCTTTCCCGTGGAACCGGCCTTTCACAAGAGCCCCCGTGAAACCTGGAGAGAGTATGGGAAACTGTTCGAAGTCCATTCGACGGCCATCATCACACCCGAGCTCCTGGCGGCCCTCGCCCAAGCCGAAGGCTCCGGCAATCCCGTCGCCCGCACCTATTGGAAATGGCGCGTGACCGCACAGAATCCGCTGGAGTGGTATCGACCGGCCTCATCGGCCGTCGGAATGTTTCAGATCACCGACGGGACGTTTCAAGAAGCGAAACGCTATTGCATCCACAACCATGTCGTCGTCGAACAGGGGCCATGGAATAATTTCAATTCCTGTTGGTTCAACAGCCTCTATAGCCGAGTTATTCCTGGTCATGCCATGGAGATGACCTCCGCGTTACTCGACCGATACGTCACTCGGCTGGCAGGGGATCGAGGGGCCACGTTCGAGCAGAAACAGGAGTTGGCCGCCGTCATTCATCTCTGCGGCGCCGGGGCCGGCCGTAATTATGTCATACGCAACTATCGCCTGACCCCGCACCAGCAGTGTGGCGCCCACGATCTCCGCAGCTACCTGCTCAAAATTTCGGCGTTAAAGCAGCAATTCACGTTGCTCAAGGGACAGTGA
- a CDS encoding MFS transporter: MNDSTSKVQDSPRTLRTTVLAGAIGNVLEWYDFALFGYFAPILSVLFFPASDPSLSLIATFSVFAVGFLARPLGALCFGYWGDTRGRRSALSWSVILMAIPTCLLGLLPTYEQIGLAAPIALTLLRFIQGFSVGGEFTGSVTFLIEHAARNERGYIGSWAGFSAQIGALLGSGVGAVAGASFTQETLHDWGWRIPFLAGSVIAVVGWYLRQHLPESPAFQRLQQRGVVSSTPIRDFARQNRAPLLQVIGLVLLHGVGFYIFFVYLPTYLTKVSDLPMRTALTINTVCMAVMAILIPIMGKLADRVGPRWVLAGGAMSLALGTVPFFSWFSSGDVVSVAMAQLAVTIFVAAYMGPFFAIVAILFPVAHRYTGLSISYNMASALFGGTAPLVATMIFERSGSPLAPGWYVTGCAVISLLVLMTIRDEAQVPATIHSSLR, encoded by the coding sequence ATGAACGATTCCACCTCCAAAGTCCAAGACAGCCCCCGGACACTTCGCACAACCGTCCTAGCTGGTGCCATCGGCAATGTCCTTGAATGGTATGACTTTGCACTCTTCGGATACTTTGCCCCGATCTTATCCGTCCTGTTTTTCCCGGCTTCAGACCCTTCTCTGTCGCTGATCGCCACATTCAGCGTATTTGCCGTGGGCTTTCTGGCAAGACCGCTGGGTGCACTCTGCTTCGGCTATTGGGGGGATACGAGAGGACGCCGATCAGCCCTGTCGTGGTCGGTGATCTTGATGGCAATTCCCACTTGCCTGCTCGGCCTGCTGCCGACCTATGAGCAGATCGGTCTTGCCGCTCCGATAGCACTGACCCTGTTACGGTTTATTCAAGGTTTCTCAGTCGGTGGAGAGTTTACCGGATCGGTCACCTTCCTGATCGAACATGCCGCACGGAACGAGCGAGGCTATATCGGCAGTTGGGCCGGCTTCAGCGCACAAATCGGCGCGTTATTGGGATCCGGGGTCGGCGCCGTGGCCGGCGCGAGTTTCACGCAGGAGACTCTGCATGATTGGGGCTGGCGCATTCCGTTCTTGGCAGGAAGCGTCATCGCGGTGGTCGGCTGGTATCTCCGCCAACATCTTCCTGAGTCACCCGCCTTTCAACGACTCCAACAGCGCGGTGTGGTCTCATCGACGCCGATTCGTGACTTTGCACGTCAGAACCGGGCACCGCTGCTTCAAGTCATCGGGCTCGTCCTGCTGCATGGCGTGGGATTCTACATCTTCTTTGTCTATCTCCCCACCTATCTGACGAAGGTGAGCGATCTCCCGATGCGGACGGCCCTCACCATCAATACGGTCTGTATGGCGGTGATGGCGATACTGATCCCGATCATGGGCAAGTTAGCCGATCGAGTTGGGCCTCGATGGGTCCTCGCTGGCGGCGCGATGAGCCTTGCGCTCGGTACGGTCCCGTTCTTCTCCTGGTTCAGCAGCGGAGACGTCGTGTCTGTAGCCATGGCGCAATTGGCCGTGACCATCTTCGTCGCCGCCTACATGGGCCCCTTCTTTGCCATCGTCGCGATACTCTTTCCGGTTGCACACCGATATACGGGGCTGTCCATTTCATACAATATGGCATCGGCATTGTTCGGCGGAACAGCCCCATTGGTCGCCACCATGATCTTTGAACGGAGCGGAAGCCCCCTTGCACCGGGATGGTACGTTACGGGGTGCGCGGTCATCTCGTTGCTGGTCCTCATGACGATTCGTGACGAAGCGCAAGTCCCGGCTACGATTCATTCCAGTCTCCGTTGA
- a CDS encoding cytochrome P450, whose protein sequence is MTDQHTPSAPTPGPPVSRWWGCSPELRRDTLGFLLQCQTYGDVVKLPMGLVVELLLQKPDAAMYLLNHPADVKHVLVTNQDNYRKGPVPPVESRIFGQGVLHTEGATHHAQRRLFLPFFHGNHVTAYSSLITDTARARVAQWHDGMTIDIGQDMAHLTLSVIWRLLFGEDLRSDAGLIRASISAGQRLIKLQYDSLLASLIPLWVPISRHRRFTRGFNLIEDTLIQLIRDRRRSAEHRDDVLSLLLAAQDDNGHPLKEREIRDELVTFLLAGHETTANALTWTWLLLSQDQSVWDRLVYELNEVLGDRPPNAADLPRLRYLKMIWDESLRLYPPAWSLHTRLAQREDRLPSGAMLPPGSWAFISPWNLHRNPRWFPAPSRFDPERFSDEATRARPTYTYIPFGAGGRRCLGESFAELEGLLILATIASTVRLSLVSGQTIHPKPGMTLHPTGPVQMTVHQVGLRKSHPIVT, encoded by the coding sequence ATGACTGATCAACACACTCCAAGTGCTCCGACTCCCGGACCGCCGGTCTCTCGCTGGTGGGGCTGCTCCCCTGAGCTCCGACGGGATACCCTCGGATTTCTGTTGCAGTGCCAAACCTATGGCGACGTCGTTAAGCTCCCCATGGGACTGGTCGTTGAACTGCTTTTGCAGAAACCCGATGCCGCCATGTATCTATTGAATCATCCGGCTGACGTGAAACATGTCTTGGTGACGAACCAAGACAATTATCGCAAGGGACCGGTTCCTCCTGTCGAATCCCGAATCTTTGGGCAAGGTGTCCTGCACACAGAAGGCGCCACCCATCACGCTCAACGGCGTCTGTTTCTGCCGTTTTTTCACGGAAACCATGTGACGGCCTACAGCAGCCTCATCACCGATACTGCTCGAGCCCGAGTGGCCCAGTGGCACGATGGCATGACGATCGACATCGGACAGGACATGGCGCATCTCACCCTCTCGGTCATTTGGCGCCTGCTCTTTGGAGAAGACCTGCGGTCTGATGCGGGTCTGATCCGTGCCTCCATTTCAGCGGGCCAGCGTCTCATCAAACTTCAGTATGATTCGCTCCTGGCAAGCCTGATCCCGCTTTGGGTTCCCATTTCCCGGCATCGCCGGTTCACCCGCGGCTTCAACCTGATCGAAGACACACTGATTCAATTGATTCGTGACCGGCGACGCAGTGCAGAGCACCGTGATGATGTGCTCTCACTCTTACTGGCCGCTCAGGATGACAATGGTCACCCACTGAAGGAGAGAGAGATTCGTGATGAGCTCGTGACATTCTTGCTGGCCGGTCATGAAACCACCGCCAATGCCCTGACCTGGACTTGGCTCCTGTTGTCACAGGATCAATCGGTTTGGGACCGGTTGGTCTACGAGTTGAATGAGGTGCTCGGCGATCGACCGCCTAACGCTGCCGATCTGCCTCGCCTCCGCTACCTGAAGATGATCTGGGACGAGTCGCTTCGCCTCTATCCTCCAGCCTGGAGCTTACACACCCGACTGGCACAGAGAGAGGATCGACTTCCATCTGGAGCGATGCTTCCGCCCGGTTCGTGGGCCTTCATCAGCCCATGGAATCTTCACCGCAATCCGCGCTGGTTTCCTGCCCCCTCGCGTTTTGACCCTGAGCGGTTTTCTGACGAAGCGACCAGGGCCCGTCCAACCTATACCTACATTCCCTTTGGCGCTGGTGGACGCCGCTGCTTGGGCGAGTCGTTCGCGGAGCTCGAAGGCCTCTTGATTCTGGCAACGATCGCGTCGACTGTTCGGCTCAGCCTCGTGAGTGGGCAGACCATTCACCCAAAGCCTGGTATGACCTTACACCCCACAGGTCCGGTCCAGATGACGGTCCATCAAGTCGGTCTCCGGAAGTCGCATCCCATCGTCACATAA
- a CDS encoding P-II family nitrogen regulator produces the protein MKMLVIVFRESLIEQIHALLNDYDVAAYSELHNVTGKGATGLTSQFFLAPATNRMILTAVSDQLAYRLIEVFARFRLEQEAAQGDNIIPLHVFVLACEQAV, from the coding sequence ATGAAAATGTTGGTCATCGTGTTCCGTGAATCGCTCATAGAACAGATACACGCGTTGCTGAATGATTACGACGTGGCCGCCTACAGCGAGCTACACAATGTCACTGGAAAGGGCGCAACAGGACTCACCAGTCAATTCTTCCTCGCCCCTGCCACCAACCGCATGATTTTGACAGCCGTCTCCGATCAGTTGGCCTACCGGCTGATCGAGGTGTTCGCGCGTTTCCGGTTGGAACAAGAAGCGGCGCAAGGTGACAACATCATCCCACTTCATGTGTTCGTCTTGGCTTGCGAGCAAGCGGTGTAA
- a CDS encoding RHS repeat protein, with product MRRTALRLMIILITGFPSLPLAMGEEPPQQPNAKDRLQQVLDAEGGTTVYKDAAGNVHSTTDLPNGDRIVTVQPPQIPGLNLGPPLQLNNRPLQLPPPPPASAQPPPPEYPQRAR from the coding sequence ATGCGTCGGACCGCGCTCCGTCTCATGATCATACTGATCACTGGCTTCCCAAGCCTACCGCTCGCAATGGGGGAAGAACCGCCTCAACAACCCAATGCGAAGGACCGGTTGCAGCAAGTGCTCGACGCAGAAGGTGGAACAACCGTCTACAAGGATGCCGCCGGCAATGTACATAGCACGACCGACCTCCCGAACGGTGATCGCATCGTGACCGTGCAGCCTCCACAAATTCCCGGGCTCAATCTCGGTCCACCGCTGCAATTAAATAACCGCCCCCTTCAACTTCCGCCGCCCCCTCCTGCGTCCGCCCAACCACCTCCACCAGAGTACCCACAGAGGGCTCGGTAG
- a CDS encoding tetratricopeptide repeat protein yields MTIRSPARHTQPLMSAITVIILLATLVLPVGSSIAFPPAGSKDLSTLQTQANQGIAEAQNGLGELYAKGKGMPQDYAQARTWYEKAAAQGHPHAQNNLAELYFAGLGVPQDLVRAYMWVDLAAGHMKGEDHKQAIENRDDVAQRMTPAQIVEAKRLSEQCRSKQFKGC; encoded by the coding sequence TTGACGATCCGTTCGCCTGCACGGCATACTCAGCCGCTCATGAGTGCGATTACCGTCATCATCCTTCTGGCGACTCTTGTTCTCCCCGTTGGGTCGAGCATTGCCTTCCCACCGGCCGGCAGTAAAGATCTGTCTACGCTCCAGACTCAGGCTAATCAGGGAATCGCCGAGGCGCAGAACGGCCTCGGGGAGCTATATGCCAAAGGAAAAGGGATGCCACAGGACTATGCCCAAGCACGAACCTGGTACGAGAAAGCAGCGGCCCAGGGTCACCCGCATGCGCAAAACAACCTCGCGGAACTCTATTTCGCAGGGCTTGGCGTGCCACAAGACTTAGTGCGGGCCTACATGTGGGTAGACCTTGCGGCCGGACACATGAAGGGGGAAGACCACAAACAAGCGATAGAAAATCGAGACGACGTTGCCCAGCGCATGACGCCCGCCCAAATCGTAGAAGCCAAGCGCCTCTCGGAACAATGCCGGTCAAAGCAGTTCAAGGGCTGCTGA
- a CDS encoding glyoxalase superfamily protein, which translates to MAEELVPIFYVRNGIKAIRWYARLGFIIEGEYRFAPGVPQYVCLRRGQLALHLSEDTGDVRPNTLVYFYVDDIDRIAAEFNVTVKDLPWVHEVELTDPDGNRLRVGKRKALRSHE; encoded by the coding sequence ATGGCTGAAGAACTTGTTCCAATCTTCTATGTGAGAAATGGAATCAAGGCGATACGGTGGTATGCCCGACTCGGCTTCATTATAGAAGGTGAGTACCGCTTTGCTCCTGGAGTGCCGCAATATGTATGTCTTCGTCGCGGTCAACTCGCGCTCCATTTGTCTGAAGATACGGGTGATGTGCGACCGAACACGCTCGTGTATTTTTATGTTGATGATATTGATCGAATTGCTGCCGAATTCAACGTCACAGTGAAGGACCTCCCCTGGGTTCACGAGGTGGAATTGACAGATCCAGACGGAAACCGCCTGCGAGTTGGGAAGCGAAAGGCTCTACGGTCTCACGAATAG
- a CDS encoding RnfABCDGE type electron transport complex subunit D, whose translation MGQETSWNQPNKPTFCRDPRLFQIASLLSLLFYGLFFLHFDIPICQIVITLGTAQLTQYVGTRYFYLPSFDPKSALISSLSLCLLLRTNDFAVAALAAIIAIGSKFILRWKDKHVFNPTNLALAVMLSFGLGWISPGQWGQVAWFGFLIACLGLLVVTRAARADVTLAFLTFYVGLLFARALWLGDPLAIPLHQIESGALLIFSFFMISDPKTTPDSRTGRIIFALFVALTALYVQLHFFKPNGPLWGLIACSPLVPLLDRMFPGTHYDWAKPTSGKSPVMNPLFGSPIPVLTKEVI comes from the coding sequence ATGGGTCAAGAGACCAGCTGGAACCAACCAAACAAACCGACCTTCTGCCGAGATCCACGCCTCTTTCAAATCGCTAGCCTATTGTCCTTGCTGTTTTATGGCCTATTTTTTCTCCACTTCGACATCCCCATCTGCCAGATCGTCATCACCCTCGGTACTGCCCAACTGACTCAATATGTCGGGACCCGCTATTTCTACCTGCCGTCGTTCGATCCAAAAAGCGCGCTGATTTCGTCCCTCTCGCTGTGCCTTCTCCTCCGCACCAATGATTTTGCTGTTGCAGCACTCGCCGCTATCATCGCGATCGGCAGCAAGTTCATCCTTCGCTGGAAGGACAAGCATGTGTTCAATCCGACGAATCTCGCCCTCGCCGTCATGCTTTCATTCGGTCTCGGGTGGATCTCACCAGGGCAATGGGGGCAAGTCGCTTGGTTCGGATTTCTGATCGCTTGCCTTGGCTTGCTTGTTGTAACCCGCGCGGCACGGGCTGATGTCACACTCGCCTTCTTGACGTTCTACGTCGGACTCCTCTTCGCCCGTGCCCTCTGGCTTGGTGATCCACTCGCCATTCCCCTGCATCAAATCGAAAGCGGGGCGCTTCTCATCTTTTCGTTCTTTATGATCTCGGATCCAAAGACGACACCAGATTCGAGAACGGGCCGAATCATCTTCGCACTGTTTGTCGCACTCACAGCGCTCTACGTGCAGCTCCATTTCTTCAAGCCCAATGGCCCACTCTGGGGACTCATCGCATGTTCACCGCTCGTTCCGCTCTTGGATCGCATGTTTCCTGGCACGCACTACGACTGGGCCAAGCCTACAAGCGGTAAATCGCCGGTGATGAATCCCCTGTTTGGTTCCCCTATTCCCGTTTTAACCAAGGAGGTCATATGA